The region GTTCGGCCTCATCTTCGAATTTGTCAATGGGTTTCATGATGCCGCCAACGCCATCGCCACGATCGTGGCGACGCGCGTGCTGAGCCCTCGCATCGCCGTGCTGATGGCGGGGACGCTCAATTTGGTCGGGGCCCTATCGGGGACAGCGGTCGCCACGACGATCGGCAAGGACCTGGTAAACCCCGACGCGGTGAGCCTCGTGACGGTGGCGGTCGCCCTCGCCTCCGCCATCCTCTGGGACATGTTCACGTGGTATCGCGGCCTGCCAACCTCGTCGAGCCATGCGCTCCTGTTCGCGACGATGGGCGCGGCTGTCGCGACCGCCGGTACCCCCGTCATCCTCGTGCCCGGCCTCACGAAAGTCACGCTGGGCATTGTCTACTCGCCAGCCATCGGTATAGCCGTTGGATTTGCTGTCATGTTCTTCATCATCTGGGGGTTCCACCGCGTTCGTCACGAGACGGTCAGCGCCATATTTGGACGGCTCCAGCTCGTTTCCTCGGCC is a window of Chloroflexota bacterium DNA encoding:
- a CDS encoding anion permease, producing the protein MLFGLIFEFVNGFHDAANAIATIVATRVLSPRIAVLMAGTLNLVGALSGTAVATTIGKDLVNPDAVSLVTVAVALASAILWDMFTWYRGLPTSSSHALLFATMGAAVATAGTPVILVPGLTKVTLGIVYSPAIGIAVGFAVMFFIIWGFHRVRHETVSAIFGRLQLVSSAYMAYSHGSNDGQKTMGILSMALFAYGALGTTFYIPFWVMVASATAMGVGTAVGGWRIIRTMGFRMVQL